In one Mycobacterium sp. NBC_00419 genomic region, the following are encoded:
- a CDS encoding ATP-dependent DNA helicase UvrD2 produces MPVSTDHLTGLDEEQREAVLAARGPLCVLAGAGTGKTRTITQRIGHLVANGHVAAGQVLAVTFTSRAAGEMRARLRAMDAVAGSGASVAAVQALTFHAAARRQLHYFWPRVVGDTGWQLLDSKFAVVAQAANRSKLQVSTDDVRDLAGEIEWAKASLISPEGYAAEVARNGRDVPLDAAKVAAVYAAYEKLKANRDGIALLDFDDLLLHTAGAIENDPAVAEEFRDRYRCFVVDEYQDVTPLQQRVLSAWLGNRDDLTVVGDANQTIYSFTGASPRYLLDFSRKFPEATVVRLERDYRSTPQVVSLANRVIAAARGRMAGSKLHLVGQRDPGPSPTFHEHPDEVAEAAAVARSIKKLIESGTPAAEIAVLYRINAQSEAYEEALTAAGVPFQVRGGEGFFSRQEIRQSLVALQRAADRDPQGEVPAVVRAVLEPLGLTDEAPQGTKARERWEALTALAELVDDEVAARPQLDLPSLMAELRLRADARHPPTVQGVTLASLHAAKGLEWDAVYLVGVADGTLPISHALAHGPDSEAVEEERRLLYVGITRARTHLQLSWALARTPGGRQGRRPSRFLNGIAPQTQAEPTPNKPRRQRGATPRCRVCNAVLSTPPAIMLRRCETCSVDIDDELLGQLKDWRSRTAKELKVPAYVVFTDNTLIAIAESLPADDAALVAIPGIGARKLEQFGPDVLELVRARQ; encoded by the coding sequence ATGCCGGTGTCCACAGACCATCTGACCGGCCTGGACGAGGAACAGCGCGAAGCCGTGCTGGCCGCGCGCGGGCCGCTGTGTGTGCTGGCCGGCGCGGGCACCGGCAAGACCCGCACCATCACGCAGCGCATCGGGCACCTGGTGGCCAACGGCCACGTCGCGGCCGGACAGGTGCTTGCGGTGACGTTCACCTCCCGCGCAGCGGGGGAGATGCGGGCGCGGCTGCGGGCCATGGACGCCGTGGCCGGGTCGGGTGCCTCGGTGGCCGCGGTGCAGGCGCTGACGTTTCACGCCGCGGCCCGCCGCCAGCTGCACTACTTCTGGCCGCGGGTCGTCGGCGACACCGGATGGCAGCTGTTGGACTCCAAGTTCGCCGTCGTGGCTCAGGCCGCCAATCGATCCAAGCTTCAGGTCAGCACCGACGACGTGCGCGATCTCGCCGGTGAAATCGAGTGGGCCAAGGCCTCGTTGATCAGTCCGGAGGGCTACGCCGCCGAGGTCGCCCGCAATGGCCGCGACGTTCCGCTGGACGCCGCGAAAGTGGCAGCGGTGTACGCCGCCTACGAGAAGCTCAAAGCCAACCGCGACGGCATCGCCCTGCTGGACTTCGACGATCTGCTGCTGCACACCGCCGGCGCCATCGAGAACGATCCGGCCGTCGCCGAGGAGTTCCGCGACCGCTATCGCTGTTTCGTGGTCGACGAGTACCAGGACGTCACCCCGTTGCAGCAGCGGGTGCTGTCGGCGTGGCTCGGCAACCGCGACGACCTGACCGTCGTCGGGGACGCCAACCAGACCATCTACTCGTTCACCGGGGCCTCGCCGCGCTACCTGCTCGACTTCTCCCGAAAGTTCCCCGAGGCCACCGTCGTGCGCCTGGAGCGCGACTACCGCTCCACGCCGCAGGTGGTGTCACTGGCCAACCGGGTGATCGCTGCCGCCCGCGGCCGGATGGCGGGCAGCAAGCTGCACCTGGTCGGCCAGCGCGACCCGGGCCCGTCGCCGACCTTCCACGAACATCCCGACGAGGTCGCCGAGGCCGCCGCGGTGGCGCGCTCCATCAAGAAACTCATCGAATCCGGAACTCCCGCAGCCGAAATCGCGGTGCTCTACCGCATCAACGCCCAGTCCGAGGCGTACGAGGAGGCGCTGACGGCGGCCGGCGTGCCGTTCCAGGTGCGCGGCGGTGAGGGGTTCTTCAGCCGGCAGGAGATTCGCCAGTCGCTGGTGGCGTTGCAGCGCGCGGCGGACCGCGATCCCCAGGGTGAGGTGCCCGCCGTGGTCCGTGCGGTCCTCGAACCGCTGGGACTCACCGACGAGGCGCCCCAGGGCACCAAAGCCCGCGAACGCTGGGAAGCGTTGACCGCGCTGGCCGAACTCGTCGACGACGAAGTCGCCGCCCGCCCGCAGTTGGACCTGCCCTCGCTGATGGCCGAGTTGCGGCTGCGCGCCGACGCTCGCCACCCACCCACGGTGCAGGGCGTCACCCTGGCGTCGCTGCACGCCGCCAAGGGTTTGGAGTGGGACGCGGTGTACCTCGTCGGCGTGGCAGACGGCACTCTGCCGATCTCGCACGCCCTGGCGCACGGCCCCGACAGCGAGGCGGTCGAGGAGGAGCGTCGCCTGCTCTATGTCGGAATCACCAGGGCGCGAACACATTTGCAACTGAGCTGGGCGCTGGCCCGCACCCCGGGTGGCCGGCAGGGGCGTCGCCCGTCACGGTTCCTCAACGGCATCGCGCCGCAGACCCAGGCCGAACCCACCCCGAACAAGCCGCGCAGGCAGCGTGGCGCCACACCCCGCTGCCGGGTCTGCAATGCGGTGCTCAGCACGCCACCGGCAATCATGTTGCGGCGCTGCGAAACCTGCTCGGTCGACATCGACGACGAGCTGCTGGGTCAGCTCAAGGACTGGCGATCACGCACGGCCAAGGAGCTGAAAGTCCCTGCCTACGTGGTCTTCACCGATAACACGCTGATCGCCATCGCCGAGTCGCTACCCGCCGACGACGCAGCGCTGGTCGCCATTCCCGGCATCGGGGCGCGCAAGCTCGAACAGTTCGGGCCCGACGTGCTCGAGCTGGTGCGTGCCCGCCAGTAG